The proteins below come from a single Staphylococcus sp. MI 10-1553 genomic window:
- the purE gene encoding 5-(carboxyamino)imidazole ribonucleotide mutase, with protein MKVAVIMGSSSDWNVMKEACVMLEEFNIPYDQKVVSAHRTPHMMVDFATNARSNGYHAIIAGAGGAAHLPGMVASMTTLPVIGVPIESKSLKGLDSLLSIVQMPGGIPVATTAIGQAGAKNAGILAARMIGMTDQEVQRKLEAYEQSLVEKVEAMQDDLR; from the coding sequence GTGAAAGTAGCAGTCATTATGGGGAGTTCTTCAGACTGGAATGTTATGAAGGAAGCATGTGTCATGTTAGAAGAATTTAATATTCCGTATGATCAAAAAGTAGTATCTGCACATCGTACGCCACATATGATGGTCGATTTTGCCACAAATGCGCGCAGTAATGGATATCATGCCATTATCGCAGGTGCAGGGGGAGCCGCGCATTTACCGGGAATGGTGGCCTCGATGACAACACTTCCCGTCATCGGTGTACCGATTGAGTCAAAAAGTTTAAAAGGGCTAGATTCTTTACTTTCAATTGTACAAATGCCAGGTGGGATACCCGTTGCGACGACAGCCATTGGTCAAGCAGGGGCGAAAAACGCGGGGATTTTAGCGGCAAGAATGATTGGGATGACCGATCAAGAAGTACAACGCAAACTCGAAGCATACGAACAATCGCTTGTTGAGAAAGTGGAGGCGATGCAAGATGACCTTCGATAA
- the purK gene encoding 5-(carboxyamino)imidazole ribonucleotide synthase yields the protein MTFDKLQIGQTVGIIGGGQLGKMMAQSAQKMGFKVVVLDPVETCPCRYVAHEFIHAAYDDMPALERLGELSDVITYEFENIAAEQLQKLVSKYNVPQSYQAIQLLQDRLTEKQTLDQVGTKVVPFVQVTSEADLDEAVKTLGFPFMLKTRFGGYDGKGQIRLTSEAQLDEARELIATQECVAEQFLDLAKEVSLTVTIGNEGQIVYFPLQENEHRNQVLFKTVVPARANHEQEARCEVDKITQAVHFVGTFTVEFFIDQQNELYVNEIAPRPHNSGHYSIEACDYSQFDTHILAVTGHRLPEQIELLKPAIMMNLLGKDLDLLEDELFAHPDWHVHLYGKDSRKPERKMGHLTVLTDDISKTEQQMVVKFEGRDEYK from the coding sequence ATGACCTTCGATAAGTTGCAAATAGGCCAAACTGTTGGCATTATCGGCGGCGGTCAATTGGGAAAAATGATGGCACAATCCGCACAAAAAATGGGATTTAAAGTTGTCGTACTCGATCCTGTTGAGACGTGTCCTTGTCGTTACGTTGCACATGAATTTATACACGCAGCGTACGACGATATGCCAGCGTTAGAGCGATTAGGTGAACTATCAGACGTCATTACGTATGAATTTGAAAATATCGCAGCAGAACAGCTCCAAAAATTAGTTTCAAAATACAATGTGCCACAAAGTTATCAAGCGATTCAATTGTTGCAAGACCGTTTGACAGAAAAACAAACACTTGATCAAGTAGGAACGAAAGTGGTGCCATTTGTTCAAGTGACTTCTGAAGCGGATTTAGATGAAGCGGTGAAGACGTTAGGTTTTCCGTTTATGTTGAAAACACGTTTTGGTGGATATGATGGTAAAGGTCAAATTCGCCTCACTTCTGAAGCACAATTAGATGAAGCGCGTGAACTGATTGCCACCCAAGAATGTGTCGCGGAACAATTTTTAGACTTAGCAAAGGAAGTATCTTTAACTGTCACAATCGGTAATGAAGGTCAAATTGTGTATTTCCCATTACAAGAAAATGAACACCGGAACCAAGTATTATTTAAAACTGTTGTACCTGCACGGGCGAATCACGAACAAGAAGCACGTTGTGAAGTCGACAAAATCACGCAAGCAGTACATTTTGTAGGGACGTTTACAGTCGAATTTTTCATTGATCAGCAAAATGAATTGTATGTGAATGAAATTGCACCACGTCCACACAATTCAGGACATTATTCGATTGAGGCGTGTGATTATTCGCAATTTGATACCCATATTTTAGCTGTCACAGGACATCGTTTACCTGAACAAATCGAATTGTTAAAACCTGCAATCATGATGAATTTGTTGGGTAAAGATTTGGATTTGTTAGAGGATGAACTGTTTGCACATCCTGATTGGCACGTCCACCTCTACGGCAAAGATTCACGTAAACCTGAACGTAAGATGGGGCATTTAACAGTTTTAACTGATGATATTTCAAAGACTGAACAACAAATGGTCGTAAAATTTGAAGGGAGAGACGAATACAAATGA
- the purC gene encoding phosphoribosylaminoimidazolesuccinocarboxamide synthase — protein MSLLYEGKAKRVFSTEQPDVLRIEYKDEVTAGNGAKKDAMVGKGRLNNQITSHIFEYIKKEGVDSHFVQQLSETEQLVKAVDIVPLEVVVRNIAAGSITKRLGFEKGHVFDYPFVEFFYKNDDLNDPLITDDHVKLLGIADDTTIAQLKEQALRINQALIKLMDEMGLALVDFKIEFGVDREGQLLLADEISPDTCRIWDKATQENFDKDVYREDTGSLIDTYQTFLNKLEAL, from the coding sequence ATGAGTCTTTTATATGAAGGCAAAGCGAAACGTGTTTTTTCAACAGAACAACCGGATGTATTGAGAATTGAATATAAAGATGAAGTGACAGCTGGAAATGGTGCAAAGAAAGATGCAATGGTTGGGAAAGGACGCTTAAACAATCAAATTACATCACACATCTTTGAATACATTAAAAAAGAAGGTGTCGATAGTCATTTTGTTCAGCAACTGTCTGAAACAGAACAACTTGTTAAAGCAGTCGATATCGTTCCTTTAGAAGTCGTTGTACGTAACATTGCAGCTGGTTCAATTACGAAACGTCTAGGATTTGAAAAAGGACACGTTTTTGATTATCCGTTTGTAGAGTTTTTCTATAAAAATGACGACCTCAATGACCCACTCATTACAGATGATCATGTCAAGCTGTTAGGGATTGCGGATGATACAACGATTGCACAGTTGAAAGAACAAGCGTTACGCATTAACCAAGCATTGATTAAATTAATGGATGAAATGGGCTTAGCATTAGTTGATTTTAAAATTGAATTCGGCGTTGATCGTGAAGGTCAATTGTTGCTCGCTGATGAAATTTCTCCGGATACATGTCGTATTTGGGATAAAGCAACACAAGAAAACTTTGACAAAGATGTTTATAGAGAAGATACAGGATCTTTAATTGATACTTACCAAACTTTCTTAAATAAATTGGAGGCACTTTAA
- the purS gene encoding phosphoribosylformylglycinamidine synthase subunit PurS, with protein sequence MKTIELHITLQPQVLDTQGQALTRAVHDLGYEQVNDIRVGKVLYMTVDEATDEAVHNVVTTLSEKLFANTVIEEYSYKVLDEKENQ encoded by the coding sequence ATGAAAACAATCGAATTACACATCACTTTACAACCACAAGTTTTAGATACACAAGGTCAAGCGTTAACACGCGCTGTACACGACTTAGGTTATGAACAAGTCAACGATATCCGCGTCGGTAAAGTTTTATATATGACTGTAGATGAAGCAACTGACGAAGCGGTACACAATGTCGTGACAACTTTAAGTGAAAAGTTATTTGCGAATACTGTGATTGAAGAATATAGTTACAAAGTTTTGGATGAAAAGGAGAATCAATAA
- the purQ gene encoding phosphoribosylformylglycinamidine synthase I, with amino-acid sequence MKFAVLRFPGSNCDRDMYNAALKSGVDADYVDYRETSLKGYDGVLIPGGFSFGDYLRSGAVASVAPIITEVKRLADEGKPVLGVCNGFQILTEIGLLPGALLHNDSHLFVSRNEHLKIVNNQTPFTNRYAEGEEVVYPVAHGEGHYYCTDEIYQDLVKNNQIILKYVDNPNGSHDDIAGIVNKAGNVCGMMPHPERALEAILGTDSGVKLFESMVNSWREQNA; translated from the coding sequence ATGAAGTTCGCTGTCCTTAGATTCCCAGGTTCTAACTGCGACCGTGATATGTATAATGCAGCATTGAAATCAGGTGTCGATGCGGATTATGTAGATTACCGCGAAACGTCATTAAAAGGGTACGATGGCGTGCTGATTCCTGGTGGTTTCTCATTTGGTGACTACTTACGTTCAGGTGCGGTTGCAAGTGTGGCACCGATTATTACAGAAGTAAAAAGATTGGCTGATGAAGGGAAACCCGTTCTTGGCGTATGTAACGGATTTCAAATTTTAACGGAAATTGGGTTATTACCAGGTGCGTTATTACACAACGATTCACACTTGTTCGTCAGTCGAAATGAACACCTTAAAATTGTGAACAATCAAACGCCATTTACAAATCGCTATGCAGAGGGTGAAGAAGTGGTTTACCCAGTTGCACACGGTGAAGGTCATTATTATTGTACGGATGAAATTTATCAAGACTTGGTAAAAAACAATCAAATTATTTTGAAATATGTGGACAATCCAAATGGTTCACATGATGATATTGCTGGCATTGTGAATAAAGCAGGAAACGTTTGTGGCATGATGCCTCATCCAGAGCGTGCATTAGAAGCAATTCTTGGTACTGATAGTGGTGTGAAATTATTTGAATCTATGGTAAATAGTTGGAGGGAACAAAATGCCTAA
- the purL gene encoding phosphoribosylformylglycinamidine synthase subunit PurL has protein sequence MPKFLEPSAEEVKSEKLYRDMGLSDTEFEKVTEILGRTPNFTETGIFSVMWSEHCSYKHSKPFLKQFPTTGEHVLMGPGEGAGVVDIGDNQAVVFKVESHNHPSAIEPYQGAATGVGGIIRDIVSIGARPINLLNSLRFGELTEKTNRRLLRGVVAGIGGYGNCIGIPTTAGEIEFDEHYDGNPLVNAMCVGVIDHDMIQKGTAKGVGNSVIYVGLKTGRDGIHGATFASEELTEESESKRPSVQIGDPFVGKKLMEATLEAITYDELVGIQDMGAAGLTSSSSEMAAKGGSGIHLELEKVPVREEGISPYEMMLSETQERMLLVVKKGTEQKFLDLFDYHELDSAVIGKVTDTNRFVLTYEGEVFADIPVEPLADEAPVYILEGEPLQHDAAPNRYDNIDVNDVFDRLLTHPTIASKHYLYDQYDQQVGANTMIKPGLQASVVRVEGTNKAIASTIDGEARYVFNDPYEGGKMVVAEAYRNLIAVGAKPLAMTDCLNYGSPEKKHIYQQLTDSTRGMAEACEALATPVVSGNVSLYNETRTSSIFPTPVVGMVGLIENVDFLKSYQPSVGDTLYVIGKTTDSYGGSQIEKLLYSDVNHEVEKVDLSQEAAKGEAVRAAIREGVISHTQTIGKGGLVMTLAKISAHYSLGIDAEVNLTNAQLFSETQGRYIVAVKAGQTLTIEGATRIGSLTDTDDFKVVAQDSVIERRTSELKREWEGAIESCMTSVD, from the coding sequence ATGCCTAAATTTTTAGAGCCATCTGCGGAAGAAGTTAAATCAGAAAAATTGTATCGTGATATGGGGTTAAGTGATACAGAGTTCGAAAAAGTGACTGAAATTTTAGGTCGCACACCTAACTTTACTGAAACTGGTATTTTTTCAGTAATGTGGAGTGAGCACTGTTCTTATAAACACTCTAAGCCATTTTTAAAACAATTTCCGACAACTGGTGAACATGTATTAATGGGACCTGGCGAAGGCGCAGGTGTTGTGGATATTGGTGATAATCAAGCGGTTGTTTTCAAAGTTGAATCACACAACCATCCATCAGCAATAGAACCATATCAAGGCGCAGCAACAGGGGTTGGGGGCATTATTCGTGACATCGTATCTATCGGTGCACGCCCAATTAACTTATTGAACAGCTTACGTTTTGGTGAACTGACTGAAAAAACAAACCGTCGTTTATTACGAGGTGTCGTTGCAGGGATTGGCGGTTACGGTAACTGTATCGGTATTCCGACAACTGCTGGTGAAATAGAATTTGACGAACACTATGACGGTAACCCACTTGTCAATGCGATGTGTGTCGGTGTCATTGATCATGACATGATTCAAAAAGGAACTGCAAAAGGTGTAGGCAATTCTGTCATTTATGTTGGATTAAAAACAGGACGTGATGGGATTCACGGTGCGACATTTGCATCAGAAGAGTTAACTGAAGAAAGTGAAAGCAAACGTCCTTCTGTTCAAATCGGGGACCCATTTGTTGGTAAGAAGTTAATGGAAGCCACTTTAGAAGCGATCACTTATGACGAACTTGTCGGTATCCAAGATATGGGTGCTGCTGGTTTAACATCTTCATCATCTGAAATGGCAGCTAAAGGGGGTAGCGGGATTCATCTTGAACTCGAAAAAGTCCCAGTACGTGAAGAAGGTATTTCTCCATATGAAATGATGTTATCTGAAACGCAAGAACGTATGTTACTTGTCGTTAAAAAAGGAACAGAACAAAAGTTTTTAGACTTGTTTGATTATCATGAATTAGACAGTGCAGTCATTGGTAAAGTAACAGATACGAACCGCTTCGTCCTCACTTATGAAGGTGAAGTATTTGCAGACATTCCTGTTGAACCGCTCGCGGATGAAGCACCGGTATACATTCTTGAAGGCGAACCGTTACAACACGATGCAGCACCGAACCGTTATGACAATATTGACGTGAATGATGTTTTCGATCGTTTATTAACACATCCAACGATTGCATCAAAACATTATTTATATGACCAATACGATCAACAAGTAGGTGCGAATACGATGATTAAGCCAGGGTTACAAGCGTCTGTTGTCCGTGTAGAAGGTACAAACAAAGCGATTGCGTCTACAATTGATGGTGAGGCACGTTACGTCTTTAATGATCCATATGAAGGCGGCAAAATGGTCGTAGCTGAAGCATACCGTAACTTAATTGCTGTAGGCGCAAAACCTTTGGCGATGACGGACTGTTTAAACTATGGTTCACCTGAGAAAAAGCATATTTATCAACAATTGACAGACTCAACACGTGGCATGGCAGAAGCATGTGAAGCACTTGCAACACCTGTCGTATCTGGGAACGTTTCACTTTACAATGAAACACGTACATCTTCTATTTTCCCAACACCCGTTGTAGGGATGGTCGGCTTAATTGAAAACGTCGACTTCTTAAAATCATATCAACCGTCTGTAGGTGACACACTTTATGTCATCGGTAAAACGACAGATAGCTATGGTGGAAGTCAAATCGAAAAATTATTGTATAGCGATGTGAACCACGAAGTTGAAAAAGTCGATTTATCACAAGAAGCGGCGAAAGGTGAAGCAGTTCGTGCTGCGATTCGTGAAGGTGTGATCTCACATACACAAACTATCGGTAAAGGTGGTTTAGTGATGACGCTTGCTAAAATCAGCGCGCATTACAGCTTAGGTATTGATGCTGAAGTGAACTTAACGAATGCACAATTATTCAGTGAAACGCAAGGACGCTATATCGTTGCAGTGAAAGCAGGTCAAACATTAACCATCGAAGGCGCAACACGTATCGGTTCATTGACGGATACAGATGACTTTAAAGTCGTTGCACAAGACAGTGTGATTGAACGTCGTACATCTGAACTTAAACGTGAATGGGAAGGAGCTATTGAGTCATGTATGACATCCGTGGACTAA
- the purF gene encoding amidophosphoribosyltransferase has product MYDIRGLNEECGVFGIWNHPHAAYLTYMALHSLQHRGQEGAGIVCSNGEQLFGARGMGLLTEAISQQQLDSLQGYPNAIGHVRYATTGASEISNVQPFLFKHSKGDLGLAHNGNLTNAHQIRLAIESTGGIFQTTSDSEVLAHLLIKGKSENIKTNQKAALNQVKGAFSCVILNEGQLTATRDNRGVRPLMLGQVDGAYCVASETCAFTAIGAEYIRDIEPGELITFSGENEVEYDMYTQDIGYKMCSMEYVYFARPDSEFHRHSIYNVRKALGRKLAEEMGIDADIVIGVPDSSLQAAKGFSEQTGIPNEQGLLKNRYIGRTFITPDQSVRERQVRMKHSPIRDVIEGKRVVVIDDSIVRGTTSKYIVKALKSAGAKEVHMGISSPPLQDPCYYGIDVSTHAELMAAQHTVEEIREMIGADTLTYLSVEGMHEVFKAHDSKGECNACFTGDYPIEIVDHELPEVKEMKRRGV; this is encoded by the coding sequence ATGTATGACATCCGTGGACTAAACGAAGAATGCGGTGTTTTCGGCATCTGGAACCATCCTCATGCAGCCTATTTGACTTACATGGCATTACACAGTTTGCAACATCGTGGTCAAGAAGGCGCAGGGATTGTGTGCTCGAACGGTGAACAACTTTTTGGTGCACGTGGTATGGGATTGTTAACTGAGGCAATTTCACAACAACAATTGGATTCATTACAAGGTTATCCGAACGCCATTGGTCATGTCCGTTATGCGACAACAGGTGCGAGCGAGATTTCTAACGTGCAACCGTTCTTGTTCAAACATTCTAAAGGGGACTTAGGTTTGGCACACAACGGAAACTTAACGAACGCACATCAAATTCGTTTAGCCATTGAATCAACAGGCGGCATTTTCCAAACAACGAGTGACTCAGAAGTACTCGCACATCTGTTGATCAAAGGAAAATCTGAAAATATTAAAACGAACCAAAAAGCAGCACTGAATCAAGTGAAAGGAGCATTCAGTTGTGTCATTTTAAATGAAGGGCAACTGACAGCTACACGTGACAATCGTGGCGTCCGTCCATTGATGTTAGGTCAAGTCGATGGTGCATATTGTGTTGCGAGTGAGACATGTGCCTTTACAGCGATTGGTGCAGAATACATCCGTGATATCGAACCAGGTGAATTGATTACATTTTCTGGTGAGAACGAGGTGGAGTATGACATGTATACACAAGACATCGGTTATAAAATGTGTTCAATGGAATATGTCTACTTTGCACGTCCGGATTCAGAATTCCACAGACACTCGATTTACAATGTACGTAAAGCACTTGGACGTAAATTAGCTGAAGAAATGGGCATCGATGCAGATATCGTGATCGGTGTTCCGGATTCTTCACTGCAAGCGGCGAAAGGCTTTTCTGAACAAACAGGTATTCCAAACGAACAAGGGTTGTTAAAGAACCGCTATATCGGCCGTACATTTATTACACCGGATCAGTCTGTGAGGGAAAGACAAGTCCGTATGAAGCATTCACCAATTCGTGATGTCATTGAAGGCAAGCGCGTTGTCGTAATTGATGACTCGATTGTACGCGGAACGACAAGTAAATATATCGTCAAAGCATTGAAGTCTGCAGGTGCGAAAGAAGTCCACATGGGTATTTCTTCTCCGCCATTACAAGATCCATGTTACTACGGTATTGACGTGTCTACCCATGCAGAATTGATGGCAGCCCAACATACTGTAGAAGAAATTCGTGAAATGATCGGCGCTGATACATTGACGTATTTATCTGTTGAAGGGATGCATGAAGTGTTTAAAGCCCACGATTCTAAAGGCGAATGTAACGCTTGTTTTACGGGCGACTATCCGATTGAAATTGTGGATCATGAACTACCAGAAGTTAAGGAAATGAAAAGAAGAGGAGTGTAA
- the purM gene encoding phosphoribosylformylglycinamidine cyclo-ligase: MAESYKKAGVDIEAGYEAVKRMSSHVERTMRKEVLGGLGGFGATFDLSQLNMKAPVLVSGTDGVGTKLKLAIDYDKHDTIGIDAVAMCVNDILTTGAEPLYFLDYIATHKVVPEIIEQIVKGISDGCVETNTALIGGETAEMGEMYHEGEYDVAGFAVGAVEKDEYIDGSKVEIGDVIIGLASNGIHSNGYSLVRRLVAESGIDVNDTFEGEQSFLDVLLTPTALYVSPVLAVKKDIQIKAMTHITGGGFYENIPRALPKGKTAVVNTASFPTPSIFNWLQAQGNINTDEMYHIFNMGIGFTLVVAPEDEAAVHEILKNANVDAYTIGHIAEEDSAIRLTEAK; the protein is encoded by the coding sequence ATGGCTGAATCATATAAAAAGGCTGGTGTCGATATCGAAGCTGGCTATGAAGCGGTAAAACGAATGTCAAGTCACGTTGAACGAACGATGCGTAAAGAAGTGCTTGGTGGCTTAGGAGGATTTGGTGCAACATTTGATTTATCACAACTCAATATGAAAGCACCCGTGCTCGTATCAGGAACAGATGGTGTCGGTACAAAGTTAAAGCTCGCTATCGACTATGACAAACATGACACAATCGGTATTGATGCCGTGGCAATGTGTGTGAATGACATTTTAACGACTGGGGCAGAACCACTTTACTTTTTAGACTATATTGCGACACATAAAGTCGTACCGGAAATTATCGAACAAATCGTTAAAGGCATTAGTGATGGTTGTGTAGAAACAAACACGGCTTTAATCGGTGGCGAAACAGCTGAAATGGGTGAAATGTACCATGAAGGTGAATACGATGTCGCTGGCTTTGCTGTCGGTGCAGTTGAAAAAGACGAGTATATTGACGGTTCAAAAGTAGAAATAGGAGACGTCATCATCGGTCTTGCTTCAAACGGCATCCATTCAAACGGTTACAGTTTAGTCCGTCGCCTTGTCGCAGAATCAGGTATTGATGTGAACGATACATTTGAAGGTGAGCAAAGCTTCTTGGACGTGCTATTGACACCAACTGCTTTATACGTGTCACCTGTGCTAGCGGTGAAAAAAGACATTCAAATTAAAGCGATGACACATATTACAGGTGGCGGTTTTTACGAAAATATTCCGAGAGCTTTACCAAAAGGCAAAACGGCTGTCGTGAACACAGCATCGTTCCCAACACCGTCTATTTTCAATTGGCTACAAGCACAAGGCAACATCAACACAGATGAAATGTACCATATCTTTAACATGGGGATTGGTTTTACGCTTGTCGTTGCACCTGAAGATGAAGCAGCTGTTCATGAAATCTTAAAAAATGCGAATGTGGACGCATATACAATCGGTCATATTGCTGAAGAAGACAGTGCCATTCGCTTAACGGAGGCAAAATAG
- the purN gene encoding phosphoribosylglycinamide formyltransferase — MVKIAIFASGSGTNFDNIMKRVKSGELEHIEVTALYTDQPTAACRQLAQQHDIPVHAFEPRTFDDKVAYETAVLNGLRHEEVEWIVLAGYMRLIGETLLSAYEGRILNIHPSLLPKYKGKNAVGQALNSGDKETGSTVHYVDAGMDTGQIIEQRTCPIYEDDTQQSLEERIKSLEYELYPAVIKKIIR; from the coding sequence GTGGTTAAAATTGCAATCTTTGCATCTGGTTCCGGCACAAACTTCGATAATATTATGAAACGTGTCAAATCAGGTGAACTCGAGCATATTGAAGTCACAGCATTGTACACAGATCAACCTACAGCGGCATGTCGTCAGCTTGCACAACAACACGACATTCCTGTACATGCATTCGAACCACGTACTTTTGATGATAAAGTAGCTTATGAAACGGCAGTATTGAATGGGTTGCGTCACGAAGAAGTAGAGTGGATTGTATTAGCTGGTTATATGCGTTTAATCGGTGAAACATTGTTATCAGCATATGAAGGGCGCATTTTGAACATTCACCCTTCATTATTGCCAAAATATAAAGGTAAAAATGCAGTCGGACAAGCGTTAAACAGTGGGGATAAAGAAACGGGTTCAACAGTACATTACGTCGATGCAGGTATGGATACAGGTCAGATAATTGAACAACGCACATGCCCAATTTACGAAGACGATACACAACAATCATTAGAAGAACGTATTAAATCATTAGAGTATGAATTGTACCCAGCAGTCATTAAGAAGATTATTCGATAA
- the purH gene encoding bifunctional phosphoribosylaminoimidazolecarboxamide formyltransferase/IMP cyclohydrolase → MKKAILSVSDKTGIVQFAQSLVKAGYELYSTGGTFRAIDEAGVKVTSVSELTQFEEIMDGRVKTLHPAVHGGILADRDKPEHLEQLKGQNIDLIDMVVVNLYPFKETVKNPDVTEMDAIENIDIGGPTMLRAAAKNFKHVTTIVDPTDYDEVIRRIQNGTLDEAFRKSLMIKVFQHTFEYDQAITQFFGQQLEQLRYGENPQQSAQFIRTSTAKNTVAGATQLHGKQLSYNNIKDADAALSLVKQFEQPAAVAVKHMNPCGVGTGDHIHAAYTHAYEADSQSIFGGIVALNRPVTAELAEDLHAIFLEVVIAPKFEQAALDILQQKKNIRLLEIEMTEEVDATEFVSVSGGYLVQDKDRFDVAQADMRVVTDVEPTKEQWEALLLGWKVVKSVKSNAIVLANDKQTVGIGAGQMNRVGSAKIAIDRAIEMNDNVVLASDGFFPMGDTVETAAQAGIKAIIQPGGSIKDQESIDMANRYGIAMVTTGMRHFKH, encoded by the coding sequence ATGAAAAAAGCGATTTTAAGTGTTTCAGACAAAACGGGTATTGTTCAATTTGCACAATCACTCGTTAAAGCAGGTTATGAATTGTATTCAACAGGCGGGACTTTCCGTGCAATTGACGAGGCAGGTGTGAAAGTGACATCGGTTTCTGAACTGACACAATTTGAAGAAATTATGGACGGTCGTGTGAAAACATTACATCCAGCTGTTCATGGCGGTATTTTAGCAGATCGTGATAAACCAGAACATCTTGAGCAATTAAAAGGTCAAAATATTGATTTAATCGATATGGTCGTTGTGAATTTATACCCATTTAAAGAAACGGTGAAAAACCCAGACGTCACTGAAATGGACGCGATTGAAAACATTGATATCGGTGGTCCAACAATGTTACGTGCAGCTGCGAAAAACTTCAAACATGTCACAACTATTGTTGACCCAACAGACTATGATGAAGTGATTCGACGTATTCAAAACGGTACTTTAGATGAAGCATTCCGCAAGTCATTAATGATTAAAGTGTTCCAACATACATTTGAATACGATCAAGCAATTACACAATTTTTTGGTCAACAACTCGAACAATTACGTTACGGTGAAAACCCACAACAATCTGCGCAGTTTATTCGTACGTCTACAGCGAAAAATACGGTTGCGGGCGCGACACAATTACACGGTAAACAACTGAGCTACAACAATATTAAAGATGCAGATGCGGCATTAAGTTTAGTGAAACAATTCGAGCAACCTGCAGCGGTCGCTGTGAAACATATGAATCCATGTGGTGTAGGTACAGGTGACCACATTCATGCAGCGTACACACATGCCTATGAAGCGGACAGCCAATCTATTTTCGGTGGTATCGTCGCATTAAACCGTCCAGTCACAGCTGAACTAGCAGAAGACTTACACGCGATTTTTTTAGAAGTCGTCATTGCACCAAAATTCGAACAAGCCGCTTTAGATATTTTACAACAGAAGAAAAATATTCGTTTACTAGAAATTGAAATGACTGAAGAAGTAGATGCAACAGAATTTGTATCGGTTTCAGGGGGGTATTTAGTTCAAGATAAAGACCGTTTTGATGTGGCACAAGCTGACATGAGAGTCGTGACAGATGTGGAACCGACGAAGGAACAATGGGAGGCATTGTTATTAGGTTGGAAAGTTGTGAAATCTGTTAAAAGTAATGCGATTGTCCTTGCGAATGACAAACAAACAGTCGGTATCGGTGCAGGCCAAATGAACCGTGTAGGCTCAGCTAAAATTGCGATTGATCGTGCGATTGAAATGAATGACAATGTTGTCTTAGCATCAGATGGCTTCTTCCCAATGGGCGACACGGTCGAAACGGCAGCACAAGCAGGCATTAAAGCAATCATTCAACCAGGTGGCTCGATTAAAGATCAAGAGTCTATTGACATGGCGAATCGCTATGGTATTGCTATGGTGACAACAGGCATGCGTCACTTTAAACATTAA